The genomic segment GCTGGATCTGCTCGGCGACCTCGGCCAGCGGCGGGCCCTCGACCATGCGGAAGCGCAGCGTGAAGTAGTCCACCCCGAACTCCTCGTGGTAGCGCTCGAGCTGCTCGATGCACTGCTGGGGGCTGCCCATGATCAGGTGCGGCGCGACGCGCTCGGCGGTGATGTCGTCCTCGGTCTGGAAGTCCGGGTGCTGGGTGTAGATGCCCTGGCGCACGTAGAAGCGCATCTCGTTGACGAAGTGGGTGCCGAACGCCCTGGCCGCGTCGTCGAAGCTGTCGGCGACCCAGCCGTCGCGCATGAGCACGATGAAGGGCGTCTTGCCCAGCTCCTCGGCGTACCCGCGGTAGGCGCCGGTGCGCTCGTCCCACTGCGGCTTCATCAGCGGGCCGGGGTCGCAGGTCCAGGCGTCACCGAACTCGGCCGAGCGCCGGATCGCCGCCGGGCTGGCGTTGCCGCCACCCCAGATCGGCCAGCCGCCCCGCTGCCACGGCTGGGGCGCGAGCAGCCCCTGCTGCACCTGGTAGAAGTCGCCGTCGAAGTCGAAGCGCTCCCCCTCGAACGCGAGCTGCCACACCTTCATGGCCTCCTTGAAGCGACCGAGCATGCGCTCCTGCGGCACGCCGAACTGCTGCCAGTAGCCCGGGTGGAACCCGCGCGAGACCGTCGTGTACAGCCGACCGCGCGACA from the Baekduia soli genome contains:
- a CDS encoding LLM class flavin-dependent oxidoreductase; translated protein: MPGREDVADTMDGMIEEGIIAEKAGFHSLQVPHRHGRTECYLPGPEQLLTVLARETSKVAIGTFTHINTLYHPMKAAEQYSVIDNLSRGRLYTTVSRGFHPGYWQQFGVPQERMLGRFKEAMKVWQLAFEGERFDFDGDFYQVQQGLLAPQPWQRGGWPIWGGGNASPAAIRRSAEFGDAWTCDPGPLMKPQWDERTGAYRGYAEELGKTPFIVLMRDGWVADSFDDAARAFGTHFVNEMRFYVRQGIYTQHPDFQTEDDITAERVAPHLIMGSPQQCIEQLERYHEEFGVDYFTLRFRMVEGPPLAEVAEQIQRFGEEVVAPIHKKYPAIDHPAIPEACRW